One Malania oleifera isolate guangnan ecotype guangnan chromosome 9, ASM2987363v1, whole genome shotgun sequence DNA segment encodes these proteins:
- the LOC131164105 gene encoding sugar carrier protein C-like: MAGGGIPVGRDRDDKEYPGNLTFYVLVTCIVAAFGGLIFGYDLGISGGVTSMDTFLKEFFPSVYRKEAAEVSSTNQYCKFNSQLLTMFTSSLYLAALVASLVASTVTRKFGRRLSMVSGGILFCTGAIINGFAHNVGMLIAGRMLLGFGIGFTNQSAPLYLAEMAPYKYRGSLNVCFQLCITIGILVANVLNYFFAQLKGGWGWRLSLGGAVVPALIVTVGSLVLTDTPNSLVERGNVEEARKKLIKIRGVNDVETELADIVAASDASKKVEHPWGNLLKRRYRPHLTMAVLIPFFQQLSGMNVFMFYAPVLFKTIGFGSNASLMSAVITGLVNALATVVSIYGVDKWGRRQLFLEGGAQMLICQIVITIAVAAKFGVDGNPGVLPKWYAVLVVLLICIYVAGFAWSWGPLGWLVPSEIFPLEIRSAAQSINVSVNMIFTFFIAQIFLTMLCHFKFGLFIFFAFFVVLMSIFIYYFLPETKNVPIEEMSLVWKNHWYWGKYIPDDALPPPKGGLEMGKVDMEASKP; encoded by the exons atggcTGGTGGGGGAATCCCCGTCGGCCGCGACCGGGATGACAAGGAGTACCCCGGCAACCTTACCTTCTACGTCCTAGTCACGTGCATTGTCGCCGCCTTCGGCGGTTTGATCTTCGGTTATGATCTCGGAATTTCGG GTGGAGTCACATCCATGGATACATTCTTGAAGGAGTTTTTCCCGTCTGTTTACAGGAAGGAGGCGGCTGAGGTGTCGTCCACCAATCAGTACTGCAAGTTCAACAGCCAGCTTCTGACGATGTTTACTTCGTCCTTGTACTTGGCTGCTCTCGTCGCCTCCCTCGTCGCCTCGACCGTCACCAGAAAGTTCGGCCGCCGTTTGTCCATGGTTTCAGGCGGTATCCTCTTCTGCACCGGCGCCATCATCAACGGCTTCGCTCACAACGTGGGCATGCTCATCGCCGGCCGGATGTTGCTGGGCTTCGGCATCGGTTTCACCAATCAG TCTGCACCGCTTTACTTGGCGGAGATGGCGCCCTACAAGTACAGGGGCTCCCTCAACGTCTGCTTCCAACTCTGTATCACCATCGGCATCCTCGTGGCCAACGTCCTCAACTACTTCTTCGCCCAGCTAAAGGGTGGCTGGGGTTGGCGGCTGAGCCTGGGCGGCGCCGTTGTCCCCGCCCTTATCGTCACCGTGGGCTCCCTCGTCCTCACCGACACTCCAAACTCCCTCGTGGAACGCGGTAACGTTGAAGAGGCCCGGAAGAAGCTCATCAAGATCCGAGGCGTTAACGACGTCGAAACCGAGCTGGCCGACATTGTGGCCGCTAGCGACGCCTCCAAGAAGGTGGAGCACCCCTGGGGAAACCTCTTGAAGCGCCGGTACAGGCCACACCTGACCATGGCCGTCCTCATTCCCTTCTTCCAGCAGCTTTCTGGCATGAACGTTTTCATGTTCTACGCCCCGGTATTGTTCAAGACCATAGGGTTCGGCAGCAACGCCTCCCTTATGTCCGCCGTCATCACCGGCCTCGTTAATGCCCTTGCCACGGTGGTCTCCATCTATGGCGTCGACAAGTGGGGCAGACGGCAATTGTTCCTCGAAGGTGGCGCCCAAATGCTCATTTGTCAG ATCGTGATTACAATCGCGGTGGCAGCCAAGTTCGGAGTGGACGGTAACCCAGGAGTCCTGCCAAAGTGGTACGCTGTTTTGGTGGTGCTCCTCATCTGCATCTACGTCGCGGGGTTCGCGTGGTCGTGGGGACCTTTGGGCTGGCTGGTGCCCAGTGAAATCTTCCCTCTGGAGATACGGTCGGCCGCACAGAGCATCAATGTCTCCGTGAACATGATCTTCACATTCTTCATCGCGCAAATCTTCCTCACCATGCTCTGCCACTTCAAGTTCGGGCTGTTCATCTTCTTCGCTTTCTTCGTGGTGCTCATGAGCATCTTCATCTACTACTTCCTCCCCGAGACCAAGAACGTGCCCATTGAAGAGATGTCCCTTGTTTGGAAGAACCATTGGTACTGGGGCAAGTATATTCCTGATGACGCCCTCCCTCCCCCCAAAGGCGGCCTCGAGATGGGCAAGGTTGATATGGAGGCTTCGAAGCCTTGA